The Streptomyces lienomycini sequence CCGGCACTTCCCGACGCCGACGCAGCGGTTGGCCGCCTTGGCGAACGAGCCCCCGTCGTGCGGGAAGCCGAAGTGCAGGTCACGCGGTTCGAACGGGGCCCAGTCACCGCCCAGGCGCAGGTTCTCGTCCAGCCCGTACGGCGCGACGATCTTCCCCGGGTTCATCCGGTCCAGGGGGTCGAAGACGCCCTTCAGCCGCCCGAACGCCTCGACGAGCCGGTCGCCGAACATCCGCGACAGCAGCTCGCCGCGGCTCTGCCCGTCCCCGTGCTCACCGGAGAGCGAGCCCCCGAACTCGACGACGAGGTCGGCCGCCCGTTCCATGAACCTGCGGTACGTCGCCACCCCGTCCGCGGTGTACAGGCCGAACGGGATCCGGGTGTGCACGCAGCCCTGCCCGAAGTGCCCGTACAGACTGGGCCCGGTGTCGCTGAGGTAGCCGAACTCCTCGAACAGCGCCCGCAGCCGCCGCAGGTAGTCGCCCAGTTTGCGCGGGTCCACCGCCGAGTCCTCCCAGCCCTCGAAGGTGTCCGGCTTGCCCGGGACGTGCGCGGTGGCGCCGGGTCCGGCCTCGCGGACCTGCCACAGGTCCTGCTCGTACGCGGGGTCGTCCATGAACGCGCAGTCCGCGTCGTGTGCGGAGCGGTGCACCGCCTCCAGCATCCGGTGCGCCCGGCCGTCCGCCTCCTCGACGGTGTCACCGCCGAACTGCACCATCAGATAGGCGTTGCCCTCGGGCATCTCGGCCAGCGCCTTCTCGTTGAGGTGCTTGATCCGCTCGTCGCGGACCAGCCGGGCGTCGACGCCCTCCAGCGCGATCGGTTCGTGCGGCAGGATGTCGGGCACCGCGTCGGCGGCCTTGTCGATGGTGTCGAACCCGAGCACCACCAGGGTCCGCTCCTTCACCACCGGCACCAGCTCCAGCTCCGCCCGCACCACGGTGACCAGTGTCGACTCGCTGCCCACCAGCAGTCCGGCCACGTCGAATCCGTACTCCGGCAGCAGCGAGTCCAGGTTGTAGCCGGAGACCCGGCGCGGAATGTCCGGGAACCGGCGGCGGACCTCGTCCCCGTAGGTGTCGCGCAGCGCGCGCAGCCGCCGGTAGACGGTCGCCCGCAGATCGCCCTGCCGCTCGATCTCGGCGTACTCCTCGTCGCTGGTCTCCCCGCACCAGAAGCGGGTGCCGTCGTAGAGCAGCACCTCCAGGCGGGCGATGTTGTCGACGACCTTGCCGTGCGCCTGGGCCGTGGCACCGCAGGAGTTGTTGCCGATCATGCCGCCGAGGGTGCAGTTGGCGTGCGTGGCGGGCTCCGGGCCGTAGCGCAGGCCGAGGGGCGCCAACTGCCGGTTCAGGTCGTCCAGGACGATGCCCGGCTGCACGACGCAGGTACGGGCGTCGCGGTCCACCGACTCCACGCGCGTGCAGTACTTCGACCAGTCGATGACCACACCCGCGTTGGTGCACTGCCCGGCCAGGCTCGTCCCGCCGCCCCGCGACAGCACCGGCGCCCCGAACTCCCGGGCCACGGCCACCGCCTCGGCGCCCGCCTCCGGGGTGCGCGGGACGACCACGCCGAGGGGCGTCTGCCGGAAGTTCGACGCGTCCGTGGAGTACGCGGCGCGGCTCCCGGCGTCGAACCTGACTTCGCCGTCGACCCGCTCCCGCAGCGCCGCCCGCAGCGAGTCGGTGTCGACCGGCGGCGGTGCCCCTTCGCGCGTGACGGGCTCGGGCAGATCCAGCGCACCCATGGGCTCTCCTTCGTGTGTCGGCTCCGGGTGTCGGCGCGGCGGCGGTGTACGCGCGGGCGCAGCGGCCGTCGCTGAGTACCCCCGTCGCGGCGGGGCAATCACCGGACACGGAGCGTCGCCAACCGTGTCGCTGTTGGGCCGAACGGGTGACTTGGCGTAAGAATTGGCTGGTGCACGCAATGAACGCGAGTGAAATCGGGGGAGCCGGTGAACAGCCACGACGTCACCGATGAGCAGTGGGAAGGACTCGCCCAGGTCGTTCCGCTGCGCGGGCGGGACGCCTGGCCGTCGGCGGTCGGCCACCGGGCGATGCCGGAGGCCGAGACGGAGCGGCGCCGCCGTTTCGTCGTCCTGCGGGTCAACGTGTTCGCGGACGCCCGCGAGGTCGCCGAGACACTGATGACGGGCATCCCGGTCCTCCTGGACCTGACCAGCGCCGAGGGGGACGTCGCCAAGCGGGTCCTGGACTTCAGTACCGGCGTCGTCTTCGGCCTGGCCAGCGGGATGCACCGGGTGGACCGCAACGTGTTCCTGCTGACTCCGGCGGGGACCGAGGTGAACGGGCTGATGGAGGGCGCGGTGGGGGTTCCCGGAGTGTGACGGTCCCTCGCGGTCCTGACCGCCCGGTCCCCCGATCGTAGGAAAGCCGCCCGGGCAAAACGGTTCGCCGTCCCGGGCGGTCCTACGGTCCGCACATGGCAGCGTCACCTGCGTCCTCCGCGTCACCCGCGATCTCAGCGCCCTCCGCGCCGGCGGCGTCCGCCGCCCCGCTCCCGGACCGGCCCCGCGTCACCCAACTCCGGCTGTCCGCCTACGCCGGGCACCGGCGCGCGGTGCTGCGGCTGGAGCCGCTCACCGTGCTCGCGGGGCCCAGCGGCTGCGGCAAGACCAGCGCGCTCAGGGCCTACGACGCCCTGGCCCGGCTCGGCGGCGGCGCGGAACTCGGCGCGGTGTTCCCGGATCCGGGCTCGTGCGTGCCCGAACGGGCGCGGCCCGACGCCCAGCACCGCCGGGGCTTCCGCATCGGCTGCACGGCCGACGGGGCCGAGGGCCCGGTGCACCTGGACGTCGCCGTGCAGGCCGAGCCCGAACTGCGCATCGTGGGGGAGCGGCTGACGGCGGACGGCGTCGTGCTCCTGGAGACGGCCCTGCGCGACCCCGGCCGCCGTGCCGTACAGGCGGCCTGGCACACGGCCGGGTCGGCTCCCGTGACCCGCGCCCCGCTGCCGGACGACCGGCTGGGGACCCCGCTGCTGCCGCTGCGGGTGGCCGGCAAGACGGACGGGCAGCGCAGGGTGCTGGCCGCCGCCGAGCAGATGGTGGTCGCCCTGCGCTCCGCCTTCGCCTGCGATCCGCGGCCCGGCCGGATGAGGGAGCCCGTGCCCCCCGGTTCGGGGCGGCTGCTCGGCGGCTGCGACAACCTGGCCGACGTACTGTGGCGCACCCGCGCCGAGTGCGGGCGGCGGCACGCGCAGTTCGTCGCGGCGGTACGGACCGGATGCGCGGGCCCGGTCGAGGACGTGCTGGCCGAGCCGGTCGTCGGCGGCGTGGTCCACGCACTCCTCGACCGGGGCGACGGCGTCCGCACGGGCCTCGCCCGCCTCGGCTACGGCGAGCTGCGCTACCTGGCCCTCGCCCTGGTGCTGTTCACCGGGCCGGGGGTGCTGGAGGTGGACCCGGCCGGCGAGGTGCCCGCCGCGCTCCAGACGCTGACCGTCCTCGCCGACGGCTTCGACCGCGGGCTGGACGTGCGCCAGCGCGCCGAACTGCTCCGGCTGGCGGCGCGGATGTGCGACCGCGGGCACATCCGCCTGGTCGCGGCCGTCGCCGACGCCTCGTGGGCGGCCGGGCTGGACGGCGTCACGGTGGTACACCTGAACCCGTGACCGATCACCCCCGTGACCTCGTGGCCCTGCGGCGCCGGCTGGCCGAGTTCGCCGCCGCACGCCACTGGCAGCCGTACCACACCCCCAAGAACCTGGCCGCCGCGCTGAGCGTCGAGGCCTCCGAACTCCTGGAGATCTTCCAGTGGTTGACGCCTGAGCAGTCGGTGCGCGTCATGACCGACCCGGACGCCGCCCACCGGGTCCGGGACGAGGTCGCCGACGTCCTGGCGTATCTCCTCCAGTTCTGCGAGGTGCTGGACGTCGACCCGCTGGCCGCACTGGAGGCGAAGATCGAACGCAACGAGTCCAGGTTCCCCGTGCCGCAGGGACCGGAGGACCGAGCGCCGACGAGCTGAGCACCGGGGAGCCGGGAACCAGGGAGCCGGAAGCTCCGTTATCACTCTCCGCAGTCAAATTCCGGTCGGAAGTCAATTTATTGTCCGAAGATTTCCCCCTACCTCTGGCTTTTCGCCCCACAAGCCTTCACTCTGGGTAGTGGACAACGGAGTTCGGGCGGACGCGCCGTGAGCGCGTCGGAAACAGATGGGGGCAGCGCATGGACGCTGTGCGGCTCATCGTGACGAGTGGACGTGCCCTGGCCGCCGGCGGCGAGGTGCCGGACGTACTGACGGAGGTGTGGCAGGTGCAGGCCCTGGCGCAGGCGATCGGCAGCCGGCTGGCGCTCCACGGGCCACCGGAACTGCGCGGCGAGGCCGTCGGGTTGAGCGAGCTGGCGGCCCGCGGCTGCGGGGTGCTGCGCCCCGGAGGACCGGCCCCGGGGGCGCGCGCCGACCAGCTCACCGAGCTGGGCGACGCACGCCAGGCCCTGATGCGTCTGGGCACCCTGCTCGGCGAGACCGGAATCGCCCTCGTCGGCATCGCCTGCGCCGCGGACGACGAGGCCACGTACTGGCAGTGCGTGGAGGCCATCGACGCGGCGGACGAGTCACGGGACCGGGTCCTGGAGATGCTGCGCAAACTGGCGGAGCGCGACGGCGAGTTACTGGAGCGGGAGGCGGGCTAGCCGCCGCGGCGCGACCGCCGACCGCCCCCGCGACCCCACGGCCGCTCCGCGTGCCGCGGCCCGAGCCTGTGCCGCTCACCCGCGCCGAGCAGGCAGGATGGGAGACATGGATCTCCGTATCTTCACCGAGCCCCAGCAGGGGGCCACCTACGACACTCTGCTCACCGTGGCCAAGGCCACCGAGGACCTCGGCTTCGACGCCTTCTTCCGCAGCGACCACTACCTCCGCATGGGTTCCGTCGACGGCCTCCCCGGCCCCACCGACGCCTGGATCACCCTCGCCGGTCTCGCCCGCGAGACCAAGCGCATCCGCCTGGGCACCCTGATGACCGCCGGCACCTTCCGGCTGCCCGGCGTCCTCGCCATCCAGGTCGCCCAGGTCGACCAGATGTCCGGCGGACGCGTCGAGCTGGGCCTGGGCGCCGGCTGGTTCGAGGAGGAGCACAAGGCGTACGGCATCCCCTTCCCGAAGGAGAAGATCGGCCGGCTGGAGGAGCAGCTGGCGATCGTCACCGGTCTGTGGGCCACCGAGGCCGGCAAGACCTTCGACTTCCACGGGAAGTTCTACGACCTCACCGACTCGCCCGCGCTGCCCAAGCCCGCACAGGCCAAGGTGCCCGTCCTCATCGGCGGCCACGGCGCCACCCGCACCCCGCGGCTGGCCGGTCAGTACGCCGACGAGTTCAACATGCCGTTCGCCTCCATCGAGGACACCGAGCGCCAGTTCGGCCGGGTGCGGGCCGCCGCCGAGGCGGCCGGCCGCGGCGCGGACGCCCTCACCTACTCCAACGCCCTCGTCGCCTGCGTCGGCAAGGACGACGCCGAGGTGGCCCGGCGCGCGGCCGTCATCGGCCGCGAGGTCGAGGAGCTGAAGGCCAACGGCCTGGCGGGCTCCCCGGCCGAGGTCGTCGAGAAGATCGGCCGCTACGCCGAGGCCGGCGCCCAGCGGATCTACTTCCAGATCCTCGACCTCGACGACCTGGACCACCTGGAACTGATCTCCTCCCAGGTCGGGTCGCAGCTGACCTGAGGCCGCCCGACAGACAGCCGGAATAACCGAAGGCGCCGGTCACCCGCCCTGTGCGATCGTGTGACCGTCGTCCTGCCGGAGCCCTCGGGGTACGCCCCCGAGGGCTTCCGCGCGTACGGCGACCCGTCCCGCCCACCCAGCCGGAGAGGCCCTCCGCATGTTCCTGACCATCACCACCACCGGCACTCCCGAGCACCCCGCGACCGACCTCGGTTTCCTGCTGCACAAGCATCCCGATAAGGCGCAGGCGTTCTCCACCTCGTTCGGCACGGCCCACGTGTTCTACCCCGAGGCGGAGGAACAGCGCTGCACGGCCGCGCTGCTGCTGGAGGTCGATGCCGTGGCGCTGGTGAGGCGCGGCAAGCGGGGGGGCCGCGGTGGCGCCCCCGACGCGGCACTCGCGCAGTACGTCAACGACCGCCCGTACGCGGCCTCGTCCCTCCTCGCCGTCGCGCTGGGCAACGTCTTCTCCAGCGCGATGCGCGGCGTGTGCAAGGCTCGCCCCGAGCGCGCCGCCCGGCCGCTCCCGCTGCGCGTCGAGGTCCCGGCGCTGCCCGCCCGCGGCGGCCCCGGCCTCGTACGCCGCCTGTTCGAGCCGCTCGGCTGGACGGTCGACGTCGAGGCCGTCCCGCTGGACACCGCGTTCCCCGAGTGGGGCGACTCGCGCTACGTCCGGCTCGTACTGGAGTCCGAGTCCCTCACCCTCTCGGACGCCCTGCGCCACCTGTACGTCCTCCTCCCGGTGCTCGACGACGCCAAGCACTACTGGGTCGCCCCGGACGAGGTCGACAAGCTGATGCGGGCCGGCGGAGCCTGGCTGCACCACCACCCCGAGGTCAAGCTCATCACCAGCCGCTTCCTGTCCCGCCGCTGGTCCCTGACCCGCGAGGCGATGGACCGGCTGGAGCTGATCCGGCTGGCCGAGACCGACGACAGCGAGGTCGAGGAGATCGACAACGCGGTCGAGGCGGAGGCCGAGCAGGAGGCGAAGCCCACCCCGCTCGCCGTACGGCGCCGCGAGGCGATCCTCACCGCGCTGCGCGACCACGCCGCCGCCCGCGTCCTCGACCTCGGCTGCGGCGAGGGACACCTGGTGCGCGAGCTGCTCAAGGAGCCGCGCTTCACCGAGATCGTCGGCGTGGACGTGTCGGTGCGCGCCCTCACCATCGCCTCCCGGCGGCTCAGGCTGGACCGCATGGGCGAGCGGCAGGCCGCACGCGTCCAGCTCCTCCAGGGCTCCCTCGCCTACACCGACAAGCGCCTCAAGGGGTACGACGCCGCCGTGCTCAGCGAGGTGATCGAGCACCTCGACCTGCCGAGGCTGCCCGCCCTGGAGTACGCGGTCTTCGGCGCGGCCCGCCCCCGCACCGTCGTCGTCACCACACCCAACGTCGAGTACAACGTGCGCTGGGAGAGCCTCCCCGCCGGTCACGTCCGCCACCGCGACCACCGCTTCGAGTGGACCCGCGAGGAGTTCCGCACCTGGGCCGGGACGGTCGCCGAACGGCACGGCTACACCGTGGAGTTCCGGCCCGTCGGTGACGACGACCCCGAGGTGGGACCGCCCACCCAGCTGGCCCTGTTCACCCTGAAGACCACGCCCGAGACCACTCCCGCGAGCACGACCACCACCGCGACCACCCCCGCGACCGAGAAGGAGGCGAAGGCCGCATGAGCACCGCGGACACCACCGGCACCACCGGCACCACCGGTACTGCTGAAGACACCCCCGTGCGGGCCCGCGCCCTGCCCGTCACCGACCTCTCCCTCGTCGTGCTGATCGGCGCCTCCGGCTCCGGCAAGTCCACCTTCGCCCGGCGCCACTTCAAGCCGACCGAGGTCATCTCCTCCGACTTCTGCCGGGGCCTGGTCGCCGACGACGAGAACGACCAGAGCGCCAGCCGCGACGCCTTCGACGTCCTGCACTACATCGCGGGCAAGCGGCTCGCCGCCGGCCGCCGCACCGTCGTCGACGCGACCAACGTCCAGCAGGACGCCCGGCGCCAGCTCGTCGACCTGGCCCGGAAGCACGACGTACTGCCCATCGCCATCGTCCTCGACGTGCCCGAGCAGGTCTGCGCCGAGCGCAACGCCACCCGCGACGACCGCGCCGACATGCCCCGCCGCGTCATCCGGCGCCACACCCGCGAACTCCGCCGCTCCCTGCGCCACCTGGAGCGCGAGGGCTTCCGCAAGGTGCACGTGCTCCGCGGCGCCGCGGAGGCCGAGCACGCCACCGTCGTCACCGAGAAGCGGTTCAACGACCTCACCCACCTCACCGGCCCCTTCGACATCGTCGGCGACATCCACGGCTGCGCCACCGAACTGGAGACCCTGCTCGGCAAGCTCGGCTACGGCACCGACGGCGTCCACCCCGAGGGCCGCACCGCCGTCTTCGTCGGCGACCTCGTCGACCGCGGCCCCGACAGCCCCGGCGTGCTGCGCCGCGTGATGTCCATGGTCAGGTCGGGCAACGCCCTGTGCGTCCCCGGCAACCACGAGAACAAGTACGGCCGCTTCCTGAAGGGCCGCAAGGTCCAGCACACCCACGGACTCGCCGAGACCGTCGAGCAGATGGACGCCGAGAGCGAGGAGTTCCGCGCCGAGGTACGGGAGTTCATCGACGGCCTGGTCAGCCACTACGTCCTCGACGGCGGCCGACTGGTGGTCTGCCACGCCGGTCTGCCGGAGAAGTACCACGGCCGCACCTCCGGCCGGGTCCGCGGCCACGCCCTGTACGGCGACACCACCGGCGAGACCGACGAGTTCGGCCTGCCCGTGCGCTATCCGTGGGCCGAGGACTACCGGGGCCGCGCCGCCGTCGTCTACGGCCACACCCCCGTCCCGGAGGCCACCTGGCTCAACAACACCATCTGCCTCGACACCGGCGCCGTCTTCGGCGGCAGGCTCACCGCGCTGCGCTGGCCGGAGCGGGAGATCGTCGACGTACCGGCCGAGCGGGTCTGGTACGAGCCGGTCAAGCCGCTGCGCACCGAGGCGCCCGGCGGGCACGACGGCCGCCCGCTGGACCTGGCCGACGTCCAGGGCCGCCGCGTGGTGGAGACCCGGTACGCCGGACGGATCACCGTGCGCGAGGAGAACGGCGCGGCGGCCCTGGAGGTCATGAGCCGCTTCGCCACCGACCCCCGCCTGCTGCCGTACCTCCCGCCGACCATGGCACCGACCGCCACCTCCGGCGTGGACGGCTACCTGGAGCACCCGAAGGAGGCCTTCGCGCAGTACGCGGCGGACGGCGTCGCGCGGGTGGTGTGCGAGGAGAAGCACATGGGTTCGCGGGCGGTGGTCCTGGTCTGCCGCGACGCGGACGCGGCCCGCGCCCGCTTCGGGGGTGGGGGCACCTCCCGCTCGAGCGCAGCCGAGAGTGGGGGAGGCCCCACAGGCTCCCTCTACACCCGCACCGGCCGCCCCTTCCTCGACGACTCCTCCATCACCGAGGAGATCCTCGACCGGCTGCGCACCGCGATCGGCGACGCCGGCCTGTGGGACGGACTGGCCACCGACTGGCTGCTCCTGGACGCCGAGCTGATGCCGTGGTCGCTGAAGGCCGCCGGGCTGCTGCGCTCCCAGTACGCCGCCGTGGGCGCCGCCTCCGGAGCGGTGTTCCCGGGCGTGCTGAGCGCGTTGGAGGGCGCCGCGGCGCGCGGCGTCGAGGTGCGGGACCTCCTCGACCGCCAGCGCGCCCGGTCCGTCGACGCGGCCGCCTTCACCGACGCCTACCGCCGCTACTGCTGGCCCACCGACGGCCTCGACGGCGTCCGCCTGGCCCCGTTCCAGATCCTGGCCGTCCAGGGCCGCAGCCTGGCCGCCCTGCCGCACGACGAGCAGCTCGCCCTCCTCGACCGGCTCGTCGAGCACGACGGCAGCGGCCTGCTGCGGACCACCCGCCGCCTGTACGTCGACACCGGCGACCCCGAGTCGGTGGCGGCGGGTGTCGACTGGTGGCTGGAGATGACCGGCCGCGGCGGCGAGGGCATGGTCGTCAAGCCCGTCGGCGCGCTGGTACGGGACGCGGAGGGCCGCCTGGTCCAGCCCGGCATCAAGTGCCGCGGCCGCGAGTACCTGCGGATCATCTACGGCCCCGAGTACACCCGTCCCGACAACCTCGCCCGGCTCAGGCACCGCTTCCTGAACCACAAGCGGTCCCTGGCGAGCCGCGAGTACGCCCTCGGCCTGGAGGCCCTGGACCGTCTCGCGGAGGGCGAGCCGCTGTGGCGCGTGCACGAGGCGGTGTTCGGGGTGCTGGCGCTGGAGTCGGAGCCGGTGGACCCGCGGCTGTGACACACGTTTTCGGCCGAGTCGCCCGGGGGAGGCGACTCGGCCGGACTCCGCGTCCCCGGCACCCCACGGGTCCCTGGTGAACCGTCAGCTCCCGTGCTAACTTCGCAGGTCGGTCAGAGGGACGTACCGACTCATGGGGGACAGTCGGTGGAGACAGCCACGGGATTCGGCGGAGCCGAGGGTGATTCCGGGCACGCACGCGGGCTCGCCCTGCTGCTGGAGCTGACCGAGGCGCTGTGCGCGTTCAGCTGCACGGAGGACCCGCAGGGGCGAGGCCAGTTCGCCGCGGTGCTCGGGGACCAGCTGGGCCGCCCCGTCGACCTGCGCGGTGTCAAACAGCGCGAGGACGTCGTCACCCTGGTCCGCACCGCCCTGAACGTGGCGGGCGGGGAACGCGTACTCGTCGCCGTGGTGCGCATCCTCGAAGGACCCCTCGCCGGCGACGAACTGGACCGGGTGATCACCCCCGACCCGCCCGCCGGCCCCGAGGCACCGCCGGGCCCCCTGGGCAGCGACGACGAGGCCGCCGCACGGGCCGTCCTCGCCAGGGGCGAGCTGCCCGCGGGCCGGCTGCGCGACGACCTCGCCGAGGAACTCAACGGCCTCGACCTCCCGGCCGGGCTCCTGCCGGAACAACTCTTCCTCCACGTCCTCGCGTGGAACACCCAGCCGGACGGCCTGCCGCCCGCCGTCCTCCTCCTCGACCGGGCGGCCCCGCTCGCCGCCACGCCCGGCCACCGCGACGCGCTGACCGACTGGGTCGACGACTGGGTCAAGCGGGCCGGCCTCCCGCGCGAACTCGAACGGCGCCGGGAGGCCCGCGCCCGGGTCGTAAGGGACCCCGACATCCCCCGCGCCCTCATCGTCGCGGTCGAGCCCGCCCGGGACGGCTCCGACGACGTCGTCGTACGCCCCTGGCTCAACACCGCGCCGGGCCAGTGGGATCCGCAGCCGGGGGCGCCCGCCGTGACCACCCTGGACGCGCTCGGGCCGGCCGTCGACGGCGCGCTGCGGCAGGGAGCCCGGCTGTGGACCGCACCCGGGGACCCGGCCGCCGGTGGACGCGGACAGCCGTCGGCGTACGTGGAGTTCGTCCTTCCGTACGACCTCCTCAACCACGATGTGGCGAGTTTGACGTACCGGGTCGGCGACGGCCGCCCGTTGCCGCTCGGGCTGAAGTACGGGGTCCACCTACGGAGCCTGGAGCGGATGCGCACCGACGACGCCCTGGTCCGGCACCAGTGGCAGGAGCGCTGGCACGCGCTGCGACACCACGGGGTCGGCGTGCACGGCTGGAGCGAGCCGGACGCGCGACGACTCGACGCGTGGCAGGCCGCACTCGCGGGGGACACCAGGCACACGGCGGTGGTGCTCGACGCACCGGCCAGGGTCTCCGCCATGGAGGCGCTCAAGGCCGCCATAGCGGAAG is a genomic window containing:
- a CDS encoding FAD-binding and (Fe-S)-binding domain-containing protein, yielding MGALDLPEPVTREGAPPPVDTDSLRAALRERVDGEVRFDAGSRAAYSTDASNFRQTPLGVVVPRTPEAGAEAVAVAREFGAPVLSRGGGTSLAGQCTNAGVVIDWSKYCTRVESVDRDARTCVVQPGIVLDDLNRQLAPLGLRYGPEPATHANCTLGGMIGNNSCGATAQAHGKVVDNIARLEVLLYDGTRFWCGETSDEEYAEIERQGDLRATVYRRLRALRDTYGDEVRRRFPDIPRRVSGYNLDSLLPEYGFDVAGLLVGSESTLVTVVRAELELVPVVKERTLVVLGFDTIDKAADAVPDILPHEPIALEGVDARLVRDERIKHLNEKALAEMPEGNAYLMVQFGGDTVEEADGRAHRMLEAVHRSAHDADCAFMDDPAYEQDLWQVREAGPGATAHVPGKPDTFEGWEDSAVDPRKLGDYLRRLRALFEEFGYLSDTGPSLYGHFGQGCVHTRIPFGLYTADGVATYRRFMERAADLVVEFGGSLSGEHGDGQSRGELLSRMFGDRLVEAFGRLKGVFDPLDRMNPGKIVAPYGLDENLRLGGDWAPFEPRDLHFGFPHDGGSFAKAANRCVGVGKCRQHTSDGTVMCPSYQVTREEEHSTRGRARLLFEMLDGHGDGAIRDGWRSQEVKDALDLCLACKGCKKDCPADVDMATYKAEFLSHHYAGRPWRRPRSDWSMGWLPALAQVVGRTRLGPVVNALTHAPLLSKAAVLVAGVADREVPLFAERTFEQWFADHEPEGDGHRGSVLLWPDTFTNHFHPHIGRAAVRVLEHAGWRVELPHEPLCCGLTWISTGQLGTAEKVLARTVRALAPQVRAGGLVVALEPSCTAVFRADAAELFPGDQDVLRLAEQTVTLSELLTEHSPGYEPPHVPERSARALAQVHCHQHAVLGWEADQELLRRAGVDAERLDSGCCGLAGNFGFERGHLDVSEACAERVLLPRLREEDESTVVLADGFSCRTQIHEFDSGGHEGVHLAELLASALPAAADGTAGDSGVPGSAYGTAPGARPKTPGRRARALALAGTGVAAVGAGLAAVRAGTALARGLRRR
- a CDS encoding cell division protein SepF, which produces MNSHDVTDEQWEGLAQVVPLRGRDAWPSAVGHRAMPEAETERRRRFVVLRVNVFADAREVAETLMTGIPVLLDLTSAEGDVAKRVLDFSTGVVFGLASGMHRVDRNVFLLTPAGTEVNGLMEGAVGVPGV
- a CDS encoding AAA family ATPase, whose amino-acid sequence is MAASPASSASPAISAPSAPAASAAPLPDRPRVTQLRLSAYAGHRRAVLRLEPLTVLAGPSGCGKTSALRAYDALARLGGGAELGAVFPDPGSCVPERARPDAQHRRGFRIGCTADGAEGPVHLDVAVQAEPELRIVGERLTADGVVLLETALRDPGRRAVQAAWHTAGSAPVTRAPLPDDRLGTPLLPLRVAGKTDGQRRVLAAAEQMVVALRSAFACDPRPGRMREPVPPGSGRLLGGCDNLADVLWRTRAECGRRHAQFVAAVRTGCAGPVEDVLAEPVVGGVVHALLDRGDGVRTGLARLGYGELRYLALALVLFTGPGVLEVDPAGEVPAALQTLTVLADGFDRGLDVRQRAELLRLAARMCDRGHIRLVAAVADASWAAGLDGVTVVHLNP
- a CDS encoding nucleotide pyrophosphohydrolase, which translates into the protein MTDHPRDLVALRRRLAEFAAARHWQPYHTPKNLAAALSVEASELLEIFQWLTPEQSVRVMTDPDAAHRVRDEVADVLAYLLQFCEVLDVDPLAALEAKIERNESRFPVPQGPEDRAPTS
- a CDS encoding DUF6099 family protein produces the protein MDAVRLIVTSGRALAAGGEVPDVLTEVWQVQALAQAIGSRLALHGPPELRGEAVGLSELAARGCGVLRPGGPAPGARADQLTELGDARQALMRLGTLLGETGIALVGIACAADDEATYWQCVEAIDAADESRDRVLEMLRKLAERDGELLEREAG
- a CDS encoding LLM class F420-dependent oxidoreductase, whose protein sequence is MDLRIFTEPQQGATYDTLLTVAKATEDLGFDAFFRSDHYLRMGSVDGLPGPTDAWITLAGLARETKRIRLGTLMTAGTFRLPGVLAIQVAQVDQMSGGRVELGLGAGWFEEEHKAYGIPFPKEKIGRLEEQLAIVTGLWATEAGKTFDFHGKFYDLTDSPALPKPAQAKVPVLIGGHGATRTPRLAGQYADEFNMPFASIEDTERQFGRVRAAAEAAGRGADALTYSNALVACVGKDDAEVARRAAVIGREVEELKANGLAGSPAEVVEKIGRYAEAGAQRIYFQILDLDDLDHLELISSQVGSQLT
- a CDS encoding 3' terminal RNA ribose 2'-O-methyltransferase Hen1; translation: MFLTITTTGTPEHPATDLGFLLHKHPDKAQAFSTSFGTAHVFYPEAEEQRCTAALLLEVDAVALVRRGKRGGRGGAPDAALAQYVNDRPYAASSLLAVALGNVFSSAMRGVCKARPERAARPLPLRVEVPALPARGGPGLVRRLFEPLGWTVDVEAVPLDTAFPEWGDSRYVRLVLESESLTLSDALRHLYVLLPVLDDAKHYWVAPDEVDKLMRAGGAWLHHHPEVKLITSRFLSRRWSLTREAMDRLELIRLAETDDSEVEEIDNAVEAEAEQEAKPTPLAVRRREAILTALRDHAAARVLDLGCGEGHLVRELLKEPRFTEIVGVDVSVRALTIASRRLRLDRMGERQAARVQLLQGSLAYTDKRLKGYDAAVLSEVIEHLDLPRLPALEYAVFGAARPRTVVVTTPNVEYNVRWESLPAGHVRHRDHRFEWTREEFRTWAGTVAERHGYTVEFRPVGDDDPEVGPPTQLALFTLKTTPETTPASTTTTATTPATEKEAKAA
- a CDS encoding polynucleotide kinase-phosphatase — its product is MSTADTTGTTGTTGTAEDTPVRARALPVTDLSLVVLIGASGSGKSTFARRHFKPTEVISSDFCRGLVADDENDQSASRDAFDVLHYIAGKRLAAGRRTVVDATNVQQDARRQLVDLARKHDVLPIAIVLDVPEQVCAERNATRDDRADMPRRVIRRHTRELRRSLRHLEREGFRKVHVLRGAAEAEHATVVTEKRFNDLTHLTGPFDIVGDIHGCATELETLLGKLGYGTDGVHPEGRTAVFVGDLVDRGPDSPGVLRRVMSMVRSGNALCVPGNHENKYGRFLKGRKVQHTHGLAETVEQMDAESEEFRAEVREFIDGLVSHYVLDGGRLVVCHAGLPEKYHGRTSGRVRGHALYGDTTGETDEFGLPVRYPWAEDYRGRAAVVYGHTPVPEATWLNNTICLDTGAVFGGRLTALRWPEREIVDVPAERVWYEPVKPLRTEAPGGHDGRPLDLADVQGRRVVETRYAGRITVREENGAAALEVMSRFATDPRLLPYLPPTMAPTATSGVDGYLEHPKEAFAQYAADGVARVVCEEKHMGSRAVVLVCRDADAARARFGGGGTSRSSAAESGGGPTGSLYTRTGRPFLDDSSITEEILDRLRTAIGDAGLWDGLATDWLLLDAELMPWSLKAAGLLRSQYAAVGAASGAVFPGVLSALEGAAARGVEVRDLLDRQRARSVDAAAFTDAYRRYCWPTDGLDGVRLAPFQILAVQGRSLAALPHDEQLALLDRLVEHDGSGLLRTTRRLYVDTGDPESVAAGVDWWLEMTGRGGEGMVVKPVGALVRDAEGRLVQPGIKCRGREYLRIIYGPEYTRPDNLARLRHRFLNHKRSLASREYALGLEALDRLAEGEPLWRVHEAVFGVLALESEPVDPRL